In one window of Rhodopseudomonas palustris HaA2 DNA:
- a CDS encoding DUF1488 domain-containing protein, which yields MTFTSGEYRGYDTDRSVVLFSMIDGYKEVPCAISADAMDFLDGAKRTSPAQREQQFLRLRTSIEQRAERKFAAAELEGNPAGIILRSIDFR from the coding sequence ATGACGTTCACCAGCGGCGAATATCGCGGCTACGACACCGACCGATCGGTGGTGCTGTTCTCGATGATCGATGGCTACAAGGAAGTGCCCTGCGCGATCAGTGCGGACGCGATGGACTTCCTCGACGGCGCCAAACGGACCTCGCCCGCGCAGCGCGAACAGCAATTCTTGCGGTTGCGCACGTCGATCGAGCAACGCGCCGAGCGCAAATTCGCGGCCGCCGAACTCGAAGGCAACCCCGCCGGCATCATCCTGCGCAGCATCGATTTTCGCTGA
- a CDS encoding transglutaminase domain-containing protein, translating into MKLRVGYEMLYDFPQPTPMLIVLGTHFTRASDVIVPDYLTVDPPVAITPYRDMFGNWCSRLVAPAGRVRFAADGIVRDLGVPDPVVPSAIQHAVEDLPADTIVYLLGSRYCETDLLSDTAWKMFETTPPGWPRVQAICDFVHNHIKFDYQHARATRTAHEAFEEGRGVCRDYAHLAIALCRCMNIPARYCTGYLGDMGTPKPWAAGDFAGWFEAYLGGHWHTFDPRNNEPRLGRVLIAQGRDAADVPITQTFGPNTLVSFKVWTDEIVETANGVAGLR; encoded by the coding sequence ATGAAACTGCGTGTCGGCTATGAAATGCTCTACGATTTCCCGCAGCCGACGCCGATGCTGATCGTGCTGGGAACTCATTTCACGCGCGCCTCCGACGTCATCGTGCCCGACTATCTCACCGTCGACCCGCCGGTCGCGATCACGCCCTATCGCGACATGTTCGGGAATTGGTGCAGCCGGCTGGTGGCGCCCGCGGGCCGGGTGCGGTTCGCGGCGGACGGTATCGTCCGTGATCTCGGTGTGCCGGACCCGGTGGTGCCGTCGGCGATCCAGCATGCCGTCGAGGATCTGCCCGCCGACACCATCGTCTATCTGCTCGGCAGCCGCTATTGTGAGACCGACCTGCTGTCCGATACAGCCTGGAAGATGTTCGAGACCACGCCGCCGGGCTGGCCGCGGGTGCAGGCGATTTGCGATTTCGTCCACAACCACATCAAATTCGATTATCAGCACGCCCGCGCCACCCGCACCGCGCACGAGGCGTTCGAGGAAGGCCGCGGCGTCTGCCGCGACTATGCGCATCTGGCGATCGCGCTGTGCCGCTGCATGAATATCCCGGCGCGCTACTGCACCGGCTATCTCGGCGACATGGGCACGCCCAAGCCCTGGGCCGCCGGCGATTTCGCCGGCTGGTTCGAGGCCTATCTCGGCGGCCATTGGCATACCTTCGATCCGCGCAACAACGAGCCGCGGCTCGGGCGGGTCCTGATCGCGCAGGGGCGCGACGCGGCCGACGTGCCGATCACCCAGACCTTCGGCCCCAACACGCTGGTCAGCTTCAAGGTCTGGACCGACGAGATCGTCGAGACCGCCAACGGCGTCGCCGGCTTGCGCTGA
- a CDS encoding ATP-dependent DNA helicase, translating to MTTFTPIQDDALKAVAAWLKAKPGRGGTPLVFRLFGYAGTGKTTLAREIAEGVSGEVKFAAFTGKAALVMRNKGCDDASTIHSLIYRTKESGVEQPSFELWDDAPASKAKLIVIDECSMVDEELGRDLMSFDCPLLVLGDPAQLPPIQGGGYFTDCEPDVMLTEVHRQAQDDPIVRLSMDVREGRRLELGRYGETEVVTRDSLDPQRVMDADQVLVGRNNTRRAYNARFRQRLNIEDPLPVGGDKLVCLRNNRKKALFNGGLWRVKSRAPTKSKIITLRVTPDEDFGGRLTKVSVRNECFAGGIEDISWDQRKPYDEFDYGYVLTVHKSQGSQWDDVVLFDESFAFQDSRARWLYTGITRAAKRLSVVV from the coding sequence ATGACCACCTTCACCCCGATCCAGGACGACGCGCTGAAAGCCGTCGCTGCCTGGCTGAAAGCCAAGCCCGGCCGAGGCGGCACGCCGCTGGTGTTCCGGCTGTTCGGCTATGCCGGCACCGGCAAGACCACGCTGGCGCGCGAGATCGCCGAGGGCGTGTCGGGCGAGGTGAAGTTCGCCGCCTTCACCGGCAAGGCCGCGCTGGTGATGCGCAACAAGGGCTGCGACGACGCCTCGACGATTCATTCGCTGATCTATCGCACCAAGGAGTCGGGCGTCGAGCAGCCGAGCTTCGAATTGTGGGACGACGCCCCGGCGTCGAAGGCCAAGCTGATCGTGATCGACGAATGCTCGATGGTCGACGAGGAACTCGGCCGCGACCTGATGTCGTTCGATTGCCCGCTGCTGGTGCTCGGCGATCCGGCGCAGTTGCCGCCGATCCAGGGCGGCGGCTATTTCACCGATTGCGAGCCCGACGTGATGCTCACCGAGGTGCATCGCCAGGCGCAGGACGATCCGATCGTGCGGCTGTCGATGGACGTGCGCGAAGGCCGCCGTCTCGAACTCGGCCGCTACGGCGAGACCGAAGTGGTGACGCGCGACAGCCTCGATCCGCAGCGGGTGATGGACGCCGACCAGGTGCTGGTCGGCCGCAACAACACAAGGCGCGCCTACAACGCCCGCTTCCGCCAGCGCCTGAACATCGAGGACCCGCTGCCGGTCGGCGGCGACAAGCTGGTGTGCCTGCGCAACAACCGCAAGAAGGCGCTGTTCAACGGCGGCCTGTGGCGGGTGAAGTCGCGGGCGCCGACCAAGTCGAAGATCATCACCCTGCGGGTGACGCCGGACGAGGATTTCGGCGGCCGGCTCACCAAGGTGTCGGTCCGCAACGAGTGCTTCGCCGGGGGCATCGAGGACATCTCGTGGGATCAGCGCAAGCCCTATGACGAGTTCGACTACGGCTATGTGCTCACCGTGCACAAGAGCCAGGGCTCGCAATGGGACGACGTCGTGCTGTTCGACGAAAGCTTCGCCTTCCAGGACAGCCGCGCCCGCTGGCTCTACACCGGCATCACGCGAGCCGCGAAGCGGCTGAGCGTGGTGGTGTGA
- a CDS encoding methyltransferase domain-containing protein — MDDWIDYYDSTHTIYVSKLHRDVHFDEIAKDIAGYIAAPDATVLDYSCGEALSAATVAEKCGTLILAEPAPGVRGRLSVRFAHHPNIKVRSLDDLQAMPNGSVDLVVMNSVAQYMTPAALDQALSLIRRLLRRSGKLVLGDILRPEVGMGRDVAALLKFAARHGFLKDALVGLARTALSDYRQLRTKIGLQRYSEADMLAKLTAAGFSAIRADTNIGHNPWRMTFVARPAA, encoded by the coding sequence ATGGACGACTGGATCGACTACTACGACTCGACCCACACGATCTATGTCAGCAAGCTCCATCGCGACGTGCATTTCGACGAGATTGCGAAGGATATCGCCGGCTATATCGCGGCGCCGGACGCGACCGTGCTCGACTATTCCTGCGGCGAGGCGCTGTCGGCGGCCACGGTCGCCGAAAAATGCGGCACGCTGATCCTCGCCGAGCCGGCGCCCGGGGTCCGCGGCCGGCTGAGCGTCCGGTTCGCGCACCATCCCAATATCAAGGTGCGCTCGCTCGACGACCTGCAGGCGATGCCGAACGGCTCGGTCGATCTGGTGGTGATGAATTCGGTGGCGCAATACATGACGCCGGCCGCACTCGATCAGGCTCTGTCGCTGATCCGCCGGCTGCTGCGGCGTTCGGGCAAACTGGTGCTCGGCGACATCCTGCGGCCCGAAGTCGGCATGGGTCGCGACGTGGCCGCGCTGCTGAAATTCGCGGCCCGGCACGGCTTTCTGAAGGATGCGCTGGTCGGCCTGGCGCGGACCGCGCTATCCGACTACCGCCAACTCCGCACCAAGATCGGCCTGCAGCGCTACAGCGAAGCCGATATGCTGGCCAAGCTCACCGCAGCGGGCTTCTCGGCCATCCGCGCCGACACCAATATCGGCCACAATCCGTGGCGAATGACCTTCGTGGCGCGGCCGGCGGCCTGA
- a CDS encoding Dps family protein, with protein sequence MTKAKSASIAPDLDTPTDLPQQSVDKISAALNTLLADAFALYLKTKNFHWHISGRHFRDYHLMLDEQSDQIFATTDALAERVRKVGGVTLRSIGHIAKLQTIQDNNEDYVPPREMLRELMNDNKKMAAAMRKAHKIVDECDDAASAGLLENFIDETEKRTWFLFEASRQEGANEE encoded by the coding sequence GTGACCAAAGCCAAATCCGCTTCCATCGCTCCCGACCTCGACACCCCGACCGACCTGCCGCAGCAGTCCGTCGACAAGATTTCCGCCGCGCTGAACACGTTGCTGGCCGATGCGTTCGCGCTGTATCTGAAGACCAAGAACTTCCACTGGCACATCAGCGGCCGGCATTTCCGCGATTATCATCTGATGCTGGACGAGCAGTCCGACCAGATCTTCGCCACCACCGACGCGCTGGCCGAGCGGGTCCGCAAGGTCGGCGGCGTCACCCTGCGCTCGATCGGCCACATCGCCAAGCTGCAGACCATCCAGGACAACAACGAGGACTACGTCCCGCCGCGCGAGATGCTGCGCGAGCTGATGAACGACAACAAGAAAATGGCGGCGGCGATGCGCAAGGCGCACAAGATCGTCGACGAATGCGACGACGCCGCCAGCGCCGGCCTGCTCGAGAATTTCATCGACGAGACCGAAAAGCGCACCTGGTTCCTGTTCGAAGCCAGCCGCCAGGAAGGCGCCAACGAAGAGTGA
- a CDS encoding PaaI family thioesterase yields the protein MDARTENQIDYGVTPVETMASMAGLDFVRAIFDGRLPQPPIMQTIEPFDCTAEPGLIVMHSLPALRHYNPIGSVHGGYAATLLDSAMGLAVQSMLQPGQGYTTLEFKISFVRGMSADTGMIRTEGRIFNVGRRAATAEAKITDSNGRLLSHATTTCLVFDLPTGTRPAV from the coding sequence ATGGATGCGCGGACCGAAAATCAGATCGACTACGGCGTGACGCCGGTCGAAACCATGGCGTCGATGGCGGGGCTGGACTTCGTCCGCGCGATCTTCGACGGCCGGCTGCCGCAGCCGCCGATCATGCAGACCATCGAGCCGTTCGACTGCACCGCCGAACCGGGCCTGATCGTGATGCACTCGCTGCCGGCGCTGCGGCACTACAATCCGATCGGCTCGGTGCACGGCGGCTACGCGGCGACACTGCTGGATTCGGCGATGGGGCTCGCGGTGCAGAGCATGCTGCAGCCGGGCCAGGGCTACACCACGCTGGAATTCAAGATCAGCTTCGTCCGCGGCATGAGCGCCGACACCGGCATGATCCGCACCGAAGGCCGCATCTTCAATGTCGGCCGCCGCGCCGCGACCGCGGAGGCGAAGATCACCGATTCCAACGGCCGGTTGCTGTCGCACGCCACCACCACCTGCCTGGTGTTCGATTTGCCGACCGGAACCCGCCCGGCCGTGTAG
- a CDS encoding HAD family hydrolase produces MTDWLIEAVLLDMDGTLVDTERVYIESLTEVLAELGLPDALATCHSMIGLPGPQCQALLVARYGDALPLTAINRAFAAKRDARFARGLPVKAGTLELLDTLREARCKVAVVTSSSRKTADLHLTLAGIRARFDTIFTRDDVDRGKPAPDLYLLAAQRIGSAPRNCVAVEDSSVGVAAAFTAGAITLMVPDLLQPDHGTREKCAAVLPDLHAVLATLRQRGRFVPSPSPG; encoded by the coding sequence GTGACCGACTGGCTGATCGAGGCGGTGCTGCTCGACATGGACGGCACGCTGGTCGACACCGAGCGCGTCTATATCGAGAGCCTGACCGAGGTGCTGGCCGAACTGGGCCTGCCCGACGCGCTCGCCACCTGCCACAGCATGATCGGCCTGCCCGGCCCGCAATGCCAGGCGCTGCTGGTGGCGCGCTACGGCGATGCGCTGCCGCTCACCGCCATCAATCGCGCCTTCGCCGCCAAGCGCGACGCCCGGTTCGCACGTGGGCTGCCGGTGAAGGCCGGCACGCTGGAGCTGCTCGATACGCTGCGCGAGGCGCGCTGCAAGGTGGCGGTGGTGACGTCGTCGTCGCGCAAAACCGCCGACCTGCATCTGACGCTGGCCGGCATCCGCGCGCGGTTCGACACCATCTTCACCCGCGACGACGTCGATCGCGGCAAGCCGGCGCCCGACCTGTATCTGCTCGCGGCGCAGCGGATCGGCAGTGCGCCGCGGAACTGCGTCGCGGTGGAGGATTCCAGCGTCGGCGTCGCCGCAGCCTTCACCGCCGGCGCGATCACCCTGATGGTGCCCGATCTGCTGCAGCCGGACCACGGCACGCGCGAAAAATGCGCCGCGGTGCTGCCCGATCTGCACGCGGTGCTGGCGACGCTGCGCCAGCGCGGACGCTTCGTGCCGTCGCCGTCGCCCGGCTGA
- a CDS encoding aldo/keto reductase, which translates to MQLRNLGGSGLRVSVVGLGCNNFGQRTDPDTSRKVIHKAIDLGVTLFDTADIYAGQGGSETVLGDVLGDRRKDIVLATKFSKPMAADGTKQGASRRYIVAAVEASLKRLKTDWIDLYQQHDYDELTPIDETLRALDDLIRAGKVRYIGNSNFPAWRIAEAEYVARALGTHRFVSCQDEYSLVVRDIEKDLLPAAQEYKLGLLPFFPLASGLLTGKYQRGAEAPAHTRFAKMPAIRDRYFTEVNLVVVDRLKAFAESHGKSLLDLAFSWLACRPQVSSVIAGATSPEQIEQNVKAASWQLGAEEMAEIDTITKG; encoded by the coding sequence ATGCAACTTCGTAATCTCGGCGGCAGCGGGCTGCGCGTCTCCGTCGTCGGCCTCGGCTGCAACAATTTCGGCCAGCGCACCGACCCCGACACTTCGCGCAAGGTCATCCACAAGGCGATCGATCTCGGCGTCACGCTGTTCGACACCGCCGACATCTATGCGGGCCAGGGCGGCTCCGAGACGGTGCTCGGCGACGTGCTCGGCGATCGCCGCAAGGACATCGTGCTGGCAACCAAATTCAGCAAGCCGATGGCCGCCGACGGCACCAAGCAGGGCGCGTCGCGGCGCTACATCGTCGCCGCCGTCGAGGCCAGCCTCAAGCGGCTGAAGACCGACTGGATCGACCTGTACCAGCAGCACGATTACGACGAGCTGACGCCGATCGACGAGACGCTGCGCGCGCTCGACGACCTGATCCGCGCCGGCAAGGTGCGCTACATCGGCAATTCGAATTTCCCGGCGTGGCGCATTGCCGAGGCCGAATACGTCGCCCGCGCGCTCGGCACGCATCGCTTCGTGTCGTGCCAGGACGAATACAGCCTCGTCGTCCGCGACATCGAGAAGGATCTGCTGCCGGCGGCGCAGGAATACAAGCTCGGCCTGCTGCCGTTCTTCCCGCTGGCCAGCGGCCTGCTGACCGGCAAGTATCAGCGCGGCGCCGAGGCGCCGGCGCACACCCGCTTCGCCAAGATGCCGGCGATCCGCGACCGCTACTTCACCGAGGTCAATCTCGTCGTCGTCGACCGGCTCAAGGCGTTCGCGGAGTCGCACGGCAAGTCGCTGCTCGACCTCGCCTTCTCCTGGCTCGCCTGCCGCCCGCAAGTCTCCAGCGTGATCGCCGGCGCCACCTCGCCGGAGCAGATCGAGCAGAACGTCAAGGCGGCGAGCTGGCAGCTCGGCGCCGAGGAGATGGCGGAGATCGATACGATTACGAAGGGGTAG
- a CDS encoding lysophospholipid acyltransferase family protein yields the protein MIRFAVVIACVVPLTLALLPLQLLALRNEWRIQRTIPRLYHRILCRLIGVRIREVGCRDGHGPVLILANHVSWLDICVISALAPVAFVAKSEVAGWPLFGFLAKLQRTIFIDRQARHRTGDATVEIGGRLRDGDAVVLFAEGTSSDGSRVLPFRSALIGAVHHALGDDAQAAIGVQPMAVTYTGFGGLPIGRELRERVAWYGDADLIPHFVGLLSSGAIDVTVSWGEPIAASATDRKAIARDAEQSVRRMCEAARRAGIRDPIAPRPNAAPVARPDAQLEPA from the coding sequence ATGATCCGATTTGCCGTTGTCATTGCCTGCGTGGTGCCGTTGACGCTGGCGCTGCTGCCGCTGCAGCTCCTGGCGCTCCGCAACGAGTGGCGCATCCAGCGCACCATCCCTCGGTTGTATCACCGAATTTTGTGCAGGCTGATCGGCGTCCGGATCCGCGAGGTCGGCTGCCGCGACGGCCATGGCCCGGTGCTGATTCTCGCCAATCACGTCTCCTGGCTCGACATCTGCGTGATCTCGGCGCTGGCGCCGGTGGCCTTCGTCGCGAAGAGCGAAGTCGCGGGCTGGCCGCTGTTCGGCTTTCTGGCGAAGCTTCAGCGCACCATCTTCATCGACCGCCAGGCACGGCATCGCACCGGCGACGCCACCGTCGAGATCGGCGGACGGCTGCGCGACGGCGACGCCGTGGTGCTGTTCGCCGAGGGCACGTCGAGCGACGGCAGCCGCGTGCTGCCGTTCCGCTCCGCGCTGATCGGCGCGGTGCATCACGCGCTCGGCGACGACGCACAGGCCGCGATCGGCGTGCAGCCGATGGCGGTGACCTACACCGGATTCGGCGGCCTGCCGATCGGCCGCGAACTGCGCGAGCGCGTGGCGTGGTACGGCGACGCCGATCTGATTCCGCATTTCGTCGGTCTGCTGTCGTCCGGCGCCATCGACGTCACCGTGAGCTGGGGCGAGCCGATCGCGGCCTCGGCGACCGATCGCAAGGCGATCGCACGCGACGCCGAGCAATCGGTGCGGCGGATGTGCGAGGCCGCGCGGCGCGCCGGCATCCGCGATCCCATCGCGCCGCGTCCGAATGCTGCGCCTGTCGCGCGGCCGGACGCGCAGCTCGAGCCGGCCTGA
- a CDS encoding DMT family protein, whose protein sequence is MPPSFISPYVLPILLLIGSNIFMTFAWYGHLKHKAVALPVVIMVSWGIALFEYWLAVPANRWGSAVYSAAQLKTMQEVITLVVFAGFSALYLKEPLGWNHALGFAFIALGAYFIFHKWH, encoded by the coding sequence ATGCCCCCCAGCTTCATCTCGCCTTATGTGCTGCCGATCCTGCTGCTGATCGGCTCCAATATCTTCATGACCTTCGCCTGGTACGGGCACCTCAAGCACAAGGCCGTCGCGCTGCCCGTGGTGATCATGGTGAGCTGGGGCATCGCGCTGTTCGAATACTGGCTGGCGGTTCCGGCTAATCGCTGGGGCAGCGCGGTGTATTCGGCGGCGCAGCTCAAGACCATGCAGGAGGTGATCACGCTGGTGGTGTTCGCCGGCTTTTCGGCGCTGTATCTGAAGGAGCCGCTGGGGTGGAATCACGCGCTCGGCTTCGCCTTCATCGCCCTCGGCGCGTACTTCATCTTCCACAAATGGCATTGA
- the dctP gene encoding TRAP transporter substrate-binding protein DctP produces the protein MPSSSNTSNRRSILKGALAVAAAPAVIGQALAQEKVTWKVQAHWPKASGSFNDSLAVLAKQLAARTDGRFNLELFGAGEIAKDREIYNVVRRGVVPMGTISPAYILGEAQAMGLLYGVPGTLRETWEMMHLTKNLGIEKMVNEELRPKGVVIFAEKAYPTEVVLKRKIGSAADLGSLKIRSAGSMLEYLAAAGASPQQIAGPEIYQAISTGVVDGAHWGAAVGALSMKFWEVAPFHMKPALGFTNDAYIINTAALDKLPADLRIQLLSLIEERYFLRSVEYLHQEAVALSTGKTKMNVEVVRFSDDVLGRFTAASKTILQKETAKGAIATKGGEALTKLMSDLGYG, from the coding sequence GTGCCGAGCTCGAGCAACACGTCGAATCGACGCAGCATTCTGAAGGGCGCGCTCGCCGTCGCGGCGGCTCCGGCGGTGATCGGGCAAGCGCTGGCGCAGGAGAAAGTCACCTGGAAGGTTCAGGCGCATTGGCCGAAAGCGTCGGGCTCGTTCAACGACAGTCTCGCCGTGCTCGCCAAGCAGCTCGCGGCGCGCACCGACGGCCGCTTCAACCTGGAACTGTTCGGCGCCGGCGAGATCGCCAAGGATCGTGAGATCTACAACGTCGTTCGGCGCGGTGTCGTACCGATGGGGACGATTTCTCCGGCGTATATTCTCGGCGAAGCGCAGGCGATGGGGCTGCTCTACGGCGTGCCCGGCACGCTGCGCGAGACCTGGGAGATGATGCATCTGACCAAGAATCTCGGCATCGAGAAGATGGTCAACGAGGAACTGCGCCCCAAGGGCGTCGTCATCTTCGCCGAGAAGGCTTACCCGACCGAAGTGGTGCTCAAACGCAAGATCGGATCGGCCGCCGATCTCGGCTCGCTGAAGATCCGCTCCGCCGGCTCGATGCTGGAATATCTCGCCGCCGCCGGCGCATCGCCGCAGCAGATCGCCGGCCCTGAGATCTATCAGGCGATCTCGACCGGCGTAGTGGACGGCGCGCATTGGGGCGCTGCGGTCGGCGCGCTGTCGATGAAATTCTGGGAGGTCGCGCCGTTCCACATGAAGCCGGCGCTCGGCTTCACCAACGACGCCTACATCATCAATACGGCCGCGCTGGACAAGCTGCCGGCCGACCTGCGGATACAATTGCTGTCGCTGATCGAGGAACGCTATTTTCTCCGCTCGGTGGAATATCTGCATCAGGAGGCCGTCGCGTTGAGTACCGGCAAGACCAAGATGAACGTCGAGGTCGTGCGGTTTTCCGACGACGTGCTCGGCAGATTCACCGCGGCCTCGAAGACGATCCTGCAGAAGGAAACCGCCAAGGGCGCCATCGCGACGAAGGGCGGCGAGGCCCTGACGAAGCTGATGTCCGATCTCGGTTACGGCTGA
- a CDS encoding TRAP transporter small permease subunit, producing MLKLAAAITRLNAWVARIAAWLIVPIFLLLMADVIMRYLVGSAAIWTAEFAQLIFGVYAVVAGGYLLSERAHVSVDIFYGKFSRVRKAKVDLATSVLFFLFVGVLIWQSADMAWESMAKMESSYSIWNPYIWPVKLAIPIAGVLLLLQGLVRVASDIRTVAGYENDPETFGKQAGDDPSH from the coding sequence ATGCTGAAACTCGCCGCGGCGATCACCCGCCTCAACGCCTGGGTCGCCAGAATTGCCGCGTGGTTGATCGTCCCGATCTTTCTGCTGCTGATGGCCGACGTGATCATGCGCTACCTCGTCGGCAGCGCCGCGATCTGGACCGCCGAGTTCGCGCAACTGATTTTCGGCGTCTACGCGGTGGTCGCCGGCGGCTATCTGCTGTCGGAGCGGGCGCATGTCAGCGTCGACATCTTCTACGGCAAATTCTCCCGCGTGCGGAAAGCGAAGGTCGATCTCGCGACCTCTGTTCTGTTCTTCCTGTTCGTCGGCGTGCTGATCTGGCAGAGCGCCGACATGGCGTGGGAGTCCATGGCAAAGATGGAGTCCAGCTATAGCATCTGGAATCCGTACATCTGGCCGGTCAAGCTCGCTATCCCCATCGCGGGCGTGCTGCTGCTGCTGCAGGGGCTGGTGCGTGTCGCCTCCGACATCCGCACCGTGGCCGGATACGAGAACGACCCCGAAACGTTCGGCAAGCAGGCCGGCGACGATCCCTCTCACTGA
- a CDS encoding TRAP transporter large permease: MSVELLTLLFFGSLLFFLFIGTPLAFTLGGISVVFLYFTMGPVGFYIVASKFWDSMTSFTLIAIPMYVYMAMLLEKSGVAQDLYRMMHVWFGAMRGGLAIGTVLICAIFAAMSGISGAAVVTMGAIALPRMLERGYDKRLALGAINAGGGWGVLIPPSILMVLYALLTEVSVGRLFASGIGPGILLVVLVTIYITVRAWLQPSLAPALPVEERGDWGLKFASLKAVVLPLLIVVMVLGAIFGGFATPTEAAALGVFGALVASAVHRKLTLEVLTDAAMQTLRLTALIMWILFAAHAFSTAYTTLGANELMNHLMTLIPGGEWGALAFILLVLLLLGMVLDPVGIMLITLPVFIPVVQLYGWDPVWFGVVFIIMMEIGYMTPPFGFNLFYLKAVAPPEVSMSDIYWSVVPYVLVTLLGVLILIIFPQIALFFPNLFFGVAR; encoded by the coding sequence GTGTCTGTCGAACTCCTGACCCTGCTGTTCTTCGGTTCGCTGCTGTTCTTCCTGTTCATCGGCACGCCGCTGGCGTTCACGCTCGGCGGCATTTCCGTGGTGTTTCTGTATTTCACCATGGGGCCGGTCGGCTTCTACATCGTCGCGTCGAAATTCTGGGACTCGATGACCAGCTTCACGCTGATCGCGATCCCGATGTACGTGTACATGGCGATGTTGCTCGAGAAATCGGGCGTGGCGCAGGACCTGTACCGGATGATGCACGTCTGGTTCGGCGCGATGCGCGGCGGGCTGGCGATCGGCACGGTGCTGATCTGCGCGATCTTCGCGGCGATGAGCGGCATCAGCGGCGCCGCCGTGGTCACCATGGGCGCCATCGCGTTGCCGCGGATGCTCGAGCGCGGTTACGACAAGCGGCTCGCGCTCGGCGCGATCAATGCCGGCGGCGGCTGGGGCGTGCTGATCCCGCCGTCGATCCTGATGGTGCTCTACGCGCTGCTGACCGAAGTGTCGGTCGGCCGCCTGTTCGCCTCCGGCATCGGTCCCGGCATTCTGCTCGTCGTGCTGGTGACGATCTACATCACCGTCCGCGCCTGGCTGCAGCCGTCGCTGGCGCCGGCGCTGCCGGTCGAGGAGCGCGGCGACTGGGGGCTGAAATTCGCGTCGCTGAAGGCCGTCGTGCTGCCGCTGCTGATCGTGGTGATGGTGCTCGGCGCGATCTTCGGCGGCTTCGCGACGCCGACCGAAGCCGCGGCGCTCGGCGTGTTCGGCGCGCTGGTCGCCTCCGCGGTGCATCGCAAGCTGACGCTGGAGGTGCTGACCGACGCCGCGATGCAGACGCTGCGCCTCACCGCGCTGATCATGTGGATCCTGTTCGCCGCGCACGCGTTCTCGACGGCCTACACCACGCTCGGCGCCAACGAACTGATGAACCATCTGATGACGCTGATTCCCGGCGGCGAGTGGGGCGCGCTGGCCTTCATCCTGCTCGTGCTGCTGCTGCTCGGCATGGTGCTGGATCCGGTCGGCATCATGCTGATCACGCTCCCGGTGTTCATCCCCGTGGTGCAGCTCTACGGCTGGGACCCGGTCTGGTTCGGCGTCGTCTTCATCATCATGATGGAGATCGGCTACATGACGCCGCCGTTCGGCTTCAACCTGTTCTACCTCAAGGCGGTGGCGCCGCCCGAGGTCAGCATGAGCGACATCTACTGGTCGGTCGTGCCGTATGTGCTGGTGACGCTGCTGGGCGTGCTGATCCTGATCATCTTCCCGCAGATCGCGCTGTTCTTCCCGAATCTGTTCTTCGGCGTTGCACGCTAG